One genomic window of Saccopteryx bilineata isolate mSacBil1 chromosome 4, mSacBil1_pri_phased_curated, whole genome shotgun sequence includes the following:
- the MINAR2 gene encoding major intrinsically disordered NOTCH2-binding receptor 1-like, whose translation MDLSVLPNNNHPDKFLQLDVKMLMRNSALLQASLVRFPGGIHPDAQHWQNLVYSQRERKTITAQQMRGFGAKSAISVERPPPSLSSVLKNNPLYGDISLEEAMEDRKKNPSWTIEEYDKHSLHTNLSGRLKENPNDLHFWLGDMYTPGFDTLLKKEEEQEKHSKYCRIGLILLLVACILVSIVTVSTFFT comes from the exons ATGGATCTCTCTGTTTTGCCAAATAACAACCATCCTGACAAGTTCCTGCAGCTGGACGTGAAGATGTTGATGAGGAACTCGGCCCTTCTTCAGGCCAGCCTGGTGAGGTTTCCGGGTGGGATCCACCCTGACGCACAGCACTGGCAAAACCTTGTGTACTCACAG agagaaaggaagactatTACTGCCCAACAAATGAGGGGGTTTGGTGCGAAAAGTGCCATCTCTGTAGAGAGACCTCCACCATCTCTCTCATCAGTTCTGAAGAATAACCCGCTCTATGGTGACATAAGTTTGGAGGAAGCTATGGAAGACAGGAAAAAGAATCCTTCCTGGACCATCGAGGAATATGACAAGCATTCCCTGCACACAAACCTTTCTGGGCGTCTGAAG gaaaatccTAATGACCTACACTTTTGGTTGGGAGACATGTACACGCCGGGTTTTGATACCTTattgaaaaaggaagaggaacaaGAGAAGCATTCAAAATACTGTCGAATAGGTCTGATATTGCTCCTTGTTGCCTGTATCTTGGTTTCCATAGTAACTGTTAGCACTTTTTTCACCTAA